The Echeneis naucrates chromosome 8, fEcheNa1.1, whole genome shotgun sequence genome has a window encoding:
- the LOC115047864 gene encoding protein NATD1-like isoform X2 has protein sequence MVADRDPSSNMFPRLTALTPRLRGLQVALSSAGSGCRFAVDHDRQNRRFTVRPGSGSAAHECAVLSYSFIGDKEVDLMSTYVPEALRGQGVAALLSQAAVEFLVEGNLKARVSCWYIQKYMEEHPQRHFKDLIIS, from the exons ATGGTGGCAGACAGGGATCCGTCCTCCAACATGTTCCCCAGACTCACGGCTCTGACGCCCCGGCTCAGGGGGCTGCAGGTCGCCCTCAGCTCTGCCGGCTCCGGCTGCAGGTTCGCGGTGGACCACGACCGACAGAACCGGCGCTTCACAGTCCGTCCGGGCAGCGGGAGCG CGGCCCATGAATGTGCGGTGCTCAGCTACAGCTTCATCGGAGACAAAGAGGTGGATCTGATGTCCACCTATGTACCCGAGGCCCTCAGGGGCCAAGGGGTcgctgctctgctgtcacag GCTGCCGTGGAGTTTCTGGTGGAAGGAAACCTGAAGGCTCGCGTCTCCTGTTGGTACATCCAGAAATACATGGAGGAGCATCCACAGCGGCATTTTAAAGACCTCATCATCAGCTGA
- the gsg1l2a gene encoding germ cell-specific gene 1-like protein: MRLEHGRRASLALTLNFVAFAFALSAVTTSYWCEGTRKVAKPFCTGPPVKVKQWFCIRFNSSNINDTRLVQYIFETGEEKFLLRKFHTGIFFSCEQAADMNGFDCRDFSEIAPEHERGVLWLCIVAESLYLTLLFTGGALMTLEQCPCFSIMNKLKLSAFAALCTALSGLCGMVAHMMFTTIFQLAVAMGPEDWRPKTWDYSWSYVLAWGSFGTCMGSAVTALNRYTKTIIEFKYKRRNIEKSLMVKQNMMELDLPERMWDMYLTADAEALLELPANGHKPPTGATYVVEMDHVPEPQGEAYC; encoded by the exons ATGAGGCTAGAGCACGGGCGGCGGGCTTCTCTGGCGCTCACCCTCAACTTTGTGGCGTTTGCCTTTGCCTTATCAGCGGTGACCACCAGCTACTGGTGCGAGGGGACCAGGAAGGTGGCCAAGCCCTTCTGCACGGGACCGCCGGTGAAAGTGAAGCAGTGGTTCTGCATCCGCTTCAACAGCTCCAACATCAACGACACCCGGCTGGTGCAGTACATCTTTGAGACCGGGGAGGAGAAGTTCCTGTTGAGGAAGTTCCACACAGGCATCTTTTTCTCCTGTGAGCAGGCCGCCGACATGAACG gGTTCGACTGTCGAGACTTCTCAGAGATCGCACCAGAGCATGAACGAG GAGTCTTGTGGTTGTGTATTGTGGCGGAGAGTCTGTACCTCACCCTGCTCTTCACTGGGGGGGCTCTGATGACCCTGGAGCAGTGTCCCTGCTTCAGTatcatgaacaaactgaagctCAGTGCCTTCGCCGCCTTGTGCACCGCCCTGTCAG GCCTTTGTGGGATGGTGGCCCACATGATGTTTACCACCATATTCCAGCTAGCTGTCGCAATGGGACCAGAGGACTGGAGGCCCAAGACCTGGGACTACAGCTGGTCTTATGT ATTAGCGTGGGGCTCCTTCGGCACCTGCATGGGCTCTGCGGTGACGGCGCTGAACAGGTACACCAAGACCATCATAGAGTTCAAGTACAAGCGGCGGAACATCGAGAAGAGCCTGATGGTCAAGCAGAACATGATGGAGCTGGACCTTCCCGAGCGGATGTGGGACATGTACCTGACGGCCGACGCTGAGGCGCTGCTAGAACTGCCAGCCAACGGCCACAAGCCGCCCACAGGAGCCACGTACGTGGTGGAGATGGACCACGTCCCAGAACCACAAGGAGAGGCGTACTGCTAA
- the LOC115047864 gene encoding uncharacterized protein LOC115047864 isoform X1: MVADRDPSSNMFPRLTALTPRLRGLQVALSSAGSGCRFAVDHDRQNRRFTVRPGSGSAAHECAVLSYSFIGDKEVDLMSTYVPEALRGQGVAALLSQVKSIHVPRPVKVSFLIECVFTGCRGVSGGRKPEGSRLLLVHPEIHGGASTAAF; this comes from the exons ATGGTGGCAGACAGGGATCCGTCCTCCAACATGTTCCCCAGACTCACGGCTCTGACGCCCCGGCTCAGGGGGCTGCAGGTCGCCCTCAGCTCTGCCGGCTCCGGCTGCAGGTTCGCGGTGGACCACGACCGACAGAACCGGCGCTTCACAGTCCGTCCGGGCAGCGGGAGCG CGGCCCATGAATGTGCGGTGCTCAGCTACAGCTTCATCGGAGACAAAGAGGTGGATCTGATGTCCACCTATGTACCCGAGGCCCTCAGGGGCCAAGGGGTcgctgctctgctgtcacaggTGAAGTCCATCCACGTTCCCCGTCCAGTAAAAGTTTCATTTCtgattgaatgtgtttttacagGCTGCCGTGGAGTTTCTGGTGGAAGGAAACCTGAAGGCTCGCGTCTCCTGTTGGTACATCCAGAAATACATGGAGGAGCATCCACAGCGGCATTTTAA